The Actinomycetes bacterium genomic sequence CGGGGTGGATCTCGCAGTGGAAGCCGAACCTGCCCGGCCTGGTCAGGGTGATGGTGGCGTTGTGGCCGGCGAACCGGCCGCCCTCGGCGCCCGGGCTGACCACGCCGGTGTCGAACGACTTGTCGTCGGCGGTGAGCGTGTGGGGCCTGCCGCCGACGTTGGCGAACAAGATGGTGGAGCCGGTGGGCACCGTGAGCGAGGCCGGGTCGAACTTGAAGGCGCTGCCGCCGACGAAGCTGGGGTCGAGCGCCTGCACCCGCAGCGCCCTGGCCCGCGTCTCGCCCTGCCTCACCACCACCACCCCGTTCATCTTCTTGGGGTTGATCCGACAGAAGTAGGAGTAGACACCGGGAGTGCTGAATACAACCGAGGCCGTCCCGTTGGGAGCGATGGGCCTGGTGTCGAAGGTGCCGCCCCGGTCGGTGGCAGTGTGCGGCCGGGCGCCGGTGTTGGTCCACTTGACCGTGGTGCCCACGTCGACGGTGAGCTTACCCGGCTCGAAGCCGAAGTCCACGATCTTGGCGTCCGCGGACGCCCTCGGCTGCGCCGCGGTCACGGCCGGAGGGCCCGGCCGGGCCACGGCGGGTACCGGGAGCAGCGCGCCCGCCAGCGCCAGCAGGGAGAGCAACCGGGTCGCTCCCACGTCTCTACCTGGCCACGATGTAGTCGGCCACGCTCGTCGCCCAGACGGCGGCGAACGACAGGAACAGC encodes the following:
- a CDS encoding cupredoxin domain-containing protein; this encodes MGATRLLSLLALAGALLPVPAVARPGPPAVTAAQPRASADAKIVDFGFEPGKLTVDVGTTVKWTNTGARPHTATDRGGTFDTRPIAPNGTASVVFSTPGVYSYFCRINPKKMNGVVVVRQGETRARALRVQALDPSFVGGSAFKFDPASLTVPTGSTILFANVGGRPHTLTADDKSFDTGVVSPGAEGGRFAGHNATITLTRPGRFGFHCEIHPDRMEGVFRVVGAAAEGPPVESAGPRQVSVGVGEFAFDPDDVSAAPGAALTFANRGKVAHTATFDDLPLDTNVIQPGASAKLSAPTKPGSYSYRCNIHPGKMRAVLVVLGPGVADPTRRSQVASAVSVTDGGPGAGVSAFGVATAVAAAFLGGFGLSALALRGRRRPREG